In Candidatus Cybelea sp., the following are encoded in one genomic region:
- a CDS encoding phosphoglycerate kinase, producing the protein MLFRRLEDLDVAGKRVIVREDLNVPIADGTIGDYARIDAALPTLRWLAQRGAKTIVLSHLGRPDGKPDPALSLAPIARALSQRLGTSVAFAADSVGDVAERAVAQLHDGDILLLENVRFHPEEERNDPAFAQRLASLGDLYVDDAFATAHRAHASTEGIAHFLPSAAGLLMEAELRALSAIVEHPAKPFVCAIGGAKIKDKLPMLEHLCLLVDAFCIGGGMANTLLAAQGVDVGKSLRDDDLAPAQRFLALAKQRNVAVELPVDAVIAPSLDAPARAHVVAIDSVGDEMILDIGPASAKAYAATIETAKTIVFNGPMGVYENPAYRQGTQVVGEAIARATAAGATSVVGGGDAAAAANLLGFASRATYVSTGGGATLEFLEGKTLPGVAALEQ; encoded by the coding sequence ATCGACGCCGCTCTGCCGACGCTGCGCTGGCTCGCGCAACGCGGGGCGAAGACGATCGTTCTCTCCCACCTTGGGCGGCCCGATGGAAAGCCGGATCCGGCGCTCTCGCTGGCGCCGATCGCACGCGCGCTCTCGCAGCGCCTCGGCACGAGCGTCGCGTTTGCTGCCGACTCCGTCGGCGACGTCGCGGAACGAGCCGTCGCGCAGCTGCACGACGGCGATATCCTACTGCTCGAAAACGTACGCTTTCACCCCGAAGAGGAACGCAACGATCCCGCCTTCGCGCAGCGCCTCGCGTCGCTGGGCGATCTTTACGTCGACGACGCCTTTGCCACCGCGCATCGCGCGCATGCGTCGACCGAAGGGATCGCGCACTTTCTTCCGAGCGCGGCCGGGCTGCTGATGGAGGCCGAGCTGCGCGCGCTCTCGGCGATCGTCGAGCATCCGGCCAAGCCCTTCGTCTGTGCGATCGGCGGCGCCAAGATCAAAGACAAGCTGCCGATGCTCGAACACCTGTGCCTGCTGGTCGACGCATTCTGCATCGGCGGGGGCATGGCCAACACGCTGCTCGCGGCGCAAGGAGTCGACGTCGGGAAATCCTTGCGTGACGACGATCTCGCGCCGGCGCAACGCTTTTTGGCGCTGGCCAAGCAACGCAACGTCGCGGTCGAGCTGCCGGTGGATGCCGTCATCGCGCCGTCGCTCGACGCGCCAGCGCGCGCGCACGTCGTCGCGATCGACAGCGTCGGCGACGAGATGATTCTGGACATCGGCCCCGCGAGCGCAAAGGCCTATGCTGCGACGATCGAAACCGCGAAGACGATCGTCTTCAACGGGCCGATGGGCGTGTACGAGAACCCGGCGTACCGCCAAGGCACGCAAGTCGTCGGCGAAGCGATCGCCCGCGCGACCGCGGCCGGCGCGACCAGCGTCGTGGGCGGCGGCGACGCCGCCGCAGCCGCCAATCTGCTGGGCTTCGCGTCGAGGGCGACCTACGTTTCGACCGGCGGCGGCGCAACGCTCGAGTTCCTCGAAGGGAAGACGTTGCCGGGAGTCGCCGCGCTTGAGCAGTAG
- the tpiA gene encoding triose-phosphate isomerase encodes MSSSAPSPQTILAGNWKMHKTAAETAAFFDAFLPRVAGVPAKIEIVVAPPFTSLPLASSRLAGTRVRLGAQTMHWELQGAFTGEISAPMLLEFGVSYVILGHSERRAYCGENDRTVNLKVRTALGQGLTPIVAVGETSQEHDAGEADERVISQTRDAFAGIPAEDLAKVVVAYEPIWAIGTGKNCDPREANRVMGTIRRCVAELGGVPILYGGSMNAANVASYMAQPQINGGLIGGASLDPEGFASLIAHAQ; translated from the coding sequence TTGAGCAGTAGCGCGCCTTCGCCGCAAACGATCCTTGCGGGAAACTGGAAGATGCATAAAACCGCCGCCGAGACGGCCGCCTTCTTCGATGCCTTCCTTCCCCGCGTCGCCGGCGTTCCCGCGAAGATCGAAATCGTCGTAGCGCCGCCGTTTACGTCGCTCCCGCTTGCGTCGTCGCGCCTGGCCGGGACGCGCGTGCGGCTGGGCGCGCAGACGATGCACTGGGAACTGCAGGGCGCCTTCACCGGCGAGATCAGCGCTCCGATGCTGCTCGAGTTCGGGGTCAGTTACGTCATCCTCGGACACTCCGAGCGACGCGCCTATTGCGGCGAGAACGATCGCACGGTGAATTTGAAAGTGCGCACGGCGCTGGGGCAGGGGCTCACACCGATCGTTGCCGTCGGCGAAACGTCGCAAGAACACGATGCGGGGGAGGCCGACGAACGCGTCATCAGCCAGACACGGGACGCCTTTGCCGGCATTCCGGCAGAAGATCTCGCGAAGGTCGTTGTCGCGTACGAGCCGATCTGGGCCATCGGAACCGGCAAGAACTGCGATCCGCGCGAGGCTAATCGCGTCATGGGGACGATTCGCCGCTGCGTCGCCGAGCTTGGGGGCGTGCCGATTCTCTACGGCGGCAGCATGAACGCAGCAAACGTCGCCTCTTATATGGCGCAGCCGCAGATCAACGGAGGCTTGATCGGCGGCGCGTCGCTCGACCCGGAGGGCTTCGCCTCGCTGATCGCGCACGCGCAATGA